The Papaver somniferum cultivar HN1 chromosome 6, ASM357369v1, whole genome shotgun sequence genome segment CGATCTAGAGTAGGATCTGACTTGTGGGCAGATCCGAGAACAATCAACGCCTCTTCCACTTTCTTCTTTAGCGCTTCAGGTGCCTCCAATAAATGTAGGACTTCGGTTTGGTCCATCTCCAACAACATCCCTGTGACTTTACCCGCCTGGTCATGCTCAATGCGCTCAACCAGAGGATATAAATGTTCTCCAAGCATCTGCGTATTTTAACAAAAGCACAATAAATACTTCATTAGGCCTGTGTATCTACAAATCTGGTATTTGCGGGATTTCACAATCAAGTAAAAACTGCGAATAAGAGGAGGCTGAATATACCACGTGCTGATGCTCAGGATCTGCAGAAGCCAAAGCCGAGGCAAGTGTTTGCACTGATCCAGGTCGTTGTGCATCAACTGGAGACATCGGCATGCCAGCAACATCAGATGGGAATGACATCATCTGACCCATGAAACCCTGAGGTACCATAGATGGTTCATTCCGTCCATTCGAAACGTATCTATAACCAAGACTACTGGCATTGCGCTGCATCAACTGCAATAAGCAAAACCTCCAGagtcaaaaataaaaacttacCATAAAAACTTCAGTACATTAGAAGGTCTATAAGCAACAGCAAGTTCACATTACAGATGGAAGAAAACAACTATACCTGATGTTGCTGCATCTGCTGCTGTGGGTTCCCAGCTCTCCTCGCACCCATTCTTGGCGAAGGCTGTCCTTGTCGCTGGAGTGGGTATGGCATCATAAAGTTTGGGGCAACACCCGGCCTCATCCCAGGCAATAGTTGGGGTTGGAAGCCATACGCTGCGGGTTGTGGAACTAGGCCATGACCACCTTGACTAAAGTACATCTGTTGAGGATGAGGAGGTCTAGGTCCTCCAAGATGGTATGCAGCAATACCTGGGGGCAGAGGTGCCATCACAACAGGTGGTCGAGCTTGAGAAAATTGTGCCTTCAAAGATAAATTGGTAACTGGTTAGTACTTCTTGGAAtccaaaatcatataaaaataaacaaacatacTAAACATCTACCACAAGGCCTGTTTTGACAAACATGATTTAGTGGGTGAATGGTGAGATGCAGATAAATAGTTTTTATACATTATTACGTGAAACGGTGGCAAGAAACACTAGAGCAAGAATACATAAGCTAGCATCCAGGAATGATAACATTCTACAGTGACTAACCACAACATGAAGTCATGATcaggaaaatatatatatatatatatacatatatgaaaATTTTCTGAATAAATACCATGTTTCCAATTAACTAACTAACCTGAAGTCTGGCCTTCCTGTCATCTTTACGCTGAGCCACAGCAACATAGAGAGGTTTTCGCCCGATGATCTTCCCATTCATTTCATTCAGCTAGAACATTAAAGAATGGCATACATAATCTCAGGCGTGTAAGCGCTAACAGAGCAAGTCAGCAAGATGacatacaaagaaaagaaaaatccacTTACAGCTTTAGTAGCTTCCTCTGAGGTAGAAAAGGCAACAAATCCTGAACCCCTGCTCTGGCCGAGTGGATCAAGCATGACCTGAAACAATGAAAAAGAGTAAGTACTTCGGTTAATAGTACACCTGGTCACATTATCACAATTACATAAAAAGCGTAATGCATATCCAAGTTGATGCAAGTACTGTGAAAATCCATACCTTGCAAGATGTTATAGTGCCAAACTCAGAGAACAATTCCTTCAGGTTTTCATCATTGATCGTATCATCCAGATTCTTTAGATAGAGATTAGATCCTTGCAATTTTTCTGCTGCAACATTTCTTTCCTGTTCAAATTTGGCTTTCAGCTCAACCTCTCTTTCAGATTTTCTCTGCGCCCTCCCCACAtaccaaactttgtcatcattAAATGTGCTTCCATTAAGTTTCTCAACTGCAGCTGCTGCATCATCTGGGTTCTGAAAGTTGACAAAACCAAAACCTCTAGAATTCCCACTTGCATCCCTCATAATAACTGCACTTGTGACCTGACCGTAAGTACCAAAAGCTTTGCTAAGATCATCGTCAGTAGTAGATTCAGACAAATTTTTAACATACACATTGGTAAACTTTGGTGATCCATTTGCTAGATCTCTTTCTTGTCGACGAACAAAAAGCCCTACATAAACTTGTTTGTCATTTAGCAACATCCCATTCAGACTGTTAATCGCATCTTGTGCAGATTCATCTCTTTCAAATTGTACAAAACCATACCCTTTTGACTGACCAGTATTGTTATCAACCGCCACCTTGCAAGAGAGAACAGTACCAAAGGCAGCAAAGGTTTCAAACAACGCCTTGTTATCTATGGATGAGTCCAAATTCTTAATGAAAATATTTGCCTGGCCACTTTTACGTATACTGGGATCACGATGAGAGAACATAATCCTGATAGGTTTGCCATCAATGGGAGTGAAGTTTAGCGCCGCCAATGCAGTATTAGctgcaaaagaaaaaagaattttcAAATTAGCACCTACACAGGACATAATTAGAAACTAGTCCATGTTCAAAGAAAACTCAAATTCCATGTTCCACCAAAGTAAATATGACTCAAAGTAGACCTACAAGATCAATACAGTGGACAGAAAGGATAACTATAGATCGAGTACTCAAGATTGGTCAGTCCAAAACATCATGTAACATCTTGCTATGCAATCAAATGAAGATCACATGCCTCACACTATTTATTATCCCATAGCCAGAACGATTTTAtcccatcaaaacaaaaacaaagacaaaaATTCAAACATAGAGTAAAAACAAGATGGTCACACTTCACGAGGATAgcaaaaacacacaaaacccccCGAAGTAAAACAAACAACATCATGTCTTAAACATTACCACTGAGCATTTGGGGTTTTACAAACACATTCGCTTAAGAACTCATATTCCATAGAAATTGATAAATGAGCTAAACCTAAATGATATTAGGTATCATCATGTAACATCTTACAATGCATTCATCTCAAAATCACAGGCCCTGCACTACCTATTTATCCCATAGTTAAACAATTTTATcccatcaaaataaaacaaaaaaaaaatcacccatTGTACAGTAATAACAAGATGGTCGCACTTCAGTGCCtaagaaatcatcaaaaaaatattaactaTCACTAGAGTCTAAATACATACAAAACCAATTCACCAACAATAttcaccaaaacacaaaaccccTAAATTAAAACAAGAACCAACGTGTTATAAATTTCTATTTCCCACTGAGCATTGGGGGTTTTACTTATGCAAACCCATTTTCCGTACAAATTCACTAAAATGAGGACttagaaattaaataaaaatcaaaaaaaaattctacaaaaTAAGTTCCCAAATGAGATGAAAAGAATCACCCAAAACCCTAAATACAACATAACCAACACCCCAAActcaaaacaaaaccaaaagaaaaacaagaaccctaacttaacaacaagaagaagaagaaacaaacaagtATGCAAAAGATTAAAAGAGAGAGTTACCATCTTGATGGTTATTGAAGTTAATATAAGCATAACCAAGAGAGATTCTCCTCATCTGATCTCTACAAACCCTAACAGATACAACAGGTGCAACTTGATTAAAAATATCATATAGTTGACCTTCAGAGACCGATTGATCAAGATCTCCAACATATAATGATGAGTTAGTAAACCCTCCTCCAACAACACTCTGTTGTCCTTCTTGGTTTGATTGAAGAGGAGGCGGTGCTGTTGTTACAGTACCACCAGTAGAAGTATTCGCCATTAGAGTTATTATCAGAAATCAacagaaaaaaaatgaagaaatttcTGGGGTTAGGGTTGAAGAAAGAGGGAAAGAGGTTTTTCTTACAAGGGTTTCAGTTATTGTTTTGGGGGAAGACAACAGAGAAGAAATTGGATTTATAGAGAGAGAGCCGGGGGAGGAGGCACAAATGAAACGGAGTGATGGTTCGGGAGGAGGAGGGGGTTTATTACACACCACGTGCAACCTGGAAACCTGATGTGATGTGGCGATATTTTTTGTGTCTATTTCCACATAGATATGCACTTTACTTTTTAAACAAagatatttattattttgttgtcATTTTATTTAAAATCTAGATTGAATTTCATAAGTTGTTCAACCCTGGAAAGGAGAAGTTGTTGCTTTGTGATACCTTCAAGGCTTGATCCAGGATGTTGCGGAAATAAAGAATAAGTTCGACGATTTGACTTTCAATCACTATTATAGAGAAGGAAATTTTGCTGCGGATTTTCTGTTAAAGCAGGCTTCTGATAGTAAGTTGGAGACAACCCTTCTCAAGTAAATTGTTAATAAACTTGTGGCTGATACTCAAGTGGTCTCTTACTCTAGAATTTTCAGAGTTAGTTAGTATTTTATTTTCGGGTCAATGTATCAAGaaagaaaaaagtgtgggaaagaAAGGTGAAAATTGGATTATGAGTATAAAGATTGTTGTCGTAAAGGTTATTGACACAGTTGATAGAAGTTTTTGTTTTCTATCATGATGAGATGGGATTCGATgacaaatgatgtaaaacagatcTCACAACTAATTATTTTTTCATAAGATAAGAAAGATCAAACAATGAGTCATTTTTTTTATATTGTAACAAAGATCCAACAATGCATCATACATTACCACTAACTTGGTTGTTTTGATGAATGATGTCCTAAGAGAATTCTTCAAACCCTCTGGAGGTCTAAGACAAAAGGATCCCTTATCTCGATACTTTTTCTTTTATGTATGGAAGCCTTCTCAATAAATATGATGCAAGCCAAGTCTACGGACATTTTTGAGGCATGGAAGCACCTATAAGCCACCTCCTTTTTGCTAACAATTGTTTGGTTTTCCGCAAGATAAGGTTCCAAATATTTGTTTTTGAGACTCATATGGATTCAAATTTTCTAAAAGTGGATGAGGGGACCTAATCTATAAAAGAAATTCACTTTGGAAACTAACCTAACTTAAATCTTATTTaaaattataacaaaaaaaatacgcctcttcttccatttttttttcttcttcaacgacAATTATCTCAGCTATAATGACTTTCATTGGGTTAGAATTGAAAACACTCCTTTTTTTCTTTGTTAGTGATTGCATGGATAGGTTAGATTCCATTAAACTAGGTATTTAGAAATTAGTTTCAGAATTGAATACGGTTGAGAAACTAATATTTCCCAATTGTAAACCAATTTCTTGGTTGGAAAAATATGAATTCCCAAGTTTATGGTTGATTTTCCAATCGTAGATATTTTTATGGTAGCTTCCTTTATCAGAAATGTAAACAAAGTGCTATGTGAAAACAATTTTAAAACTATTTCAGTCaagaacttgttgtttggttgTTGCACGAAATTTCAGCAAAGTTAATCAAATTTGTGTTAGACTCCCTCTAAGCGGACATTTCGAACAAGTATCGAACCTTGGAGTTGGATGGATGGTGTTACTGGTGCGTTGAGTTTTCCTGGCTTTGTAATTATCCTCCCAGAATTTCCTAGCTCTTTCAAATGTGTGCTTTGGGTTTGCTGTGATTCCTTGGAAAGTCTTGTCGTGTTCCATTTGCTTTCCAAAGTCGTGTTCTACATTTGCTTTGGTGAATGCTTGTTTTAAAAAAACACCACGATATTTTGAGGCTTTGGTAAAACACCACGATATTTTGAGGTACATGCACGCAAGAGGCTTAGCTGTCCTAGTCTAAAATTTAATTTGACTAAGAAAAAAAAGTTTGGAAACTTGTATAATTAAAGTTGAGCAACTAAAacgaaaaaagattaaaaaaaaagatgaaaaaacacaaaacaaaaagaacaaaCAACAAAACAACCAACCAGCCATCACCAACAAAACAACCATGAAAGTCCATACTCAGAGATCCTTCCTTGTGAGTAACTTTTCCATATTTCTCACAGATCTTGCTATGTCTTGGGCGGCAGCCGCAAAATCTCCATTATAAGTCTGAACAGCGGTCAGTTCTTCATGCAAGGTATCATTTTTGAGGTCAACATGCTGCTTGTGAGTATCATACTTCTTGTTAAGAAGCTTCATTTCAAGATCATGCTTCTCCTTAAAAGCATCGCTCCTGGTCAGACTGCTTCACCGAAACATTATGCTTCTGGTGAAGCAGCTTGATCTCAGCAGCGACCTTCATCATTATAGCATCGTGCTTCTGGTTTTGATTCTGCTCGATCTTATCTGCTGTTTTTTCGTTTGCAGAAAGACGATTGTTGATGATTTTTATTTGAAGATTTTTCTGCATATACACAAGCAAAATACAAACTACAAACTTCGGAAACAATGTTAACTGGAAACTTAAAAGATATATGCAACATTTATACAAACTATAAACTTCAGAAACAATAGTTTTCACCTGCTGGTGATGAACTTTCAGCTTTTCCAATCTATCCTCAATAGATTTAGGATTACTTAAAACAAAAAAACCTTGTCCAAAACTCCTCTCAGTTCTAAAATCTTTTTGACCCAGTCATGTTTTATATATATTCTCACCTCCAGAtctaaaacataaaaaataaaaaagaaacataTTTACCTTTGTTATTCTAAACTTGGGTGGGTATATACGCTTGGTCTTTCTCCTCTTACCCATTTTTGATTGATAGACAGAAAGCAAAGAGGATACTAAATACTCTTTATTAGTTCAAAAAAGTAAAAATGTTGGTGAGAGGTGGGAGTAAATAGGAAGTGGTTAAAGTTGGAAGTAAATAAGGAAGTCCAAGATATTAAAGTCACGTTATTACTGACATTAAAGTTATGTTATACCCAGATATAAGCCCTAAATCTGGATGTGATGTGTCAGTGGGGAGTGACATATAGTTATGTATCATTTTGGTGTGTCTTTTTAGTTTTCATTATACAGCTTCCTTTCTCAGAAATGTAAACAAAGTGTTATGTGAAAACAGTTTTAAAATCTGTTTCACTCaagaacttgttgtttggttgaTGTATGAAATTTGAGCAAAGTTAGTCAAAGTTGTGTTAGACTCCCTCTGGGCGGACATTGCCAACAAGTATCCATCCTTGGAGTTGGATGGCTGGTGTTACTGGTGTGTTGGGTTTTCCTGTCTTTGTTAATTATCCTTCCAGAATGCCTAGCTATTTCAAATGTGTGCTTTGGATTTGGTGTGATTCCTCGGAAAGTCTTGTCGTGTTCCATTTGCTTTCCAAAGTCTGTTCTTACATTTGCTTTGGTGAATGCTTGTTTTAAAAAAACAACACGATATTTTGAggctttggtaaaaaaaaaaaccatgataTTTTGAGGTACAAGCAGGCAAGAGGCTTGGTTTTCCTAGTCTAAATTTTAATTTGACTAAGAAAAAAATTGAGAAACTCTTATAATTAAAGTTGAGCAACAAAAACgaagaaaagattaaaaaaaaaagctgaaaaaagaaacagaaaacaacaagaaaaaacaacaaaacaacCAACCATCCATCACCAACAGAAAGAACCAACAAAACAACCATGACAATCCATACTCAGAGATACTTCCATGTGAGTAAATTTTCCATATTTCTCACAGATCTTGTTATATCTTGGGCGGCAGCCGCAAAATCTCCATTATAAGTCTGAACATCGGTCAGTTCTTTATGCAAGGTATCATTTTTGAGGTCAACCTGCTGCCTGTAAGCATCATGCTTCTTATTATGAAGCTTCATTTCAAGATCATGCTTCTCCTTAAAAGCATCACGCTCCTGGTCAGACTGCTTCACAAAAGCATTATGCTTCTGGTAATGTAGCTTGATCTTAGCATTGACCTTCATCATTATAGCATCGTGCTTCTGATTTTGATTCTGCTCGATCTTATCTGCTCTTTTTTCGTTTGCAGAAAGACGATTGTTGATGATTTTTATTTGAATATTTTTATGCATATACACAAGCACAATACAAACTACAAACTTCAGAAACAATGTTAACTAGAAACCTAAAATATATATGCAACATTTATACAAACTACAAACTTCAGAAATAATAGTTTTCACCTGATGGTGATGAACTTCAGAAACAATAGTTTGCCTTCGGGTTGTGCAAGGCGTAGGCAGGCAGGCGTAAAATTCATGTCTTACTTTCGGGAGTTAACATTGTCTCATACTCACCCGACCCGGTACTTGTTACTGGAAAAGGGTTTTGGTCTTTGGTCTTTGCTGATGAACTTCCAGCCTTCCCAATCCATCCTCAATAGATTTAAGATTACTTTAAACAAAAATAGCTTGTCTAGAACTCCTCTCAGTTTAAAATCTTTTTGACCCAATCATGTTTTATATATATTCTCACCTTTAGatctaaaacataaaaaaaaaacaaaacaaagaggtgttttataccttttctatTCTAAACTTGGGTGAATATATACTCTTGGTCTTTCTTCTCCTACCCATTTTTTATTGATAAACAGGAAGCAAAGAAGATAATAAATACTCTTTATTTGTTCAAAAAAGAATAAATGTTGGTGAGAGGTGGGAGTAAATAGGATGTAGTTATAGTTGGGAGTAAATAAGGAAGTACAAGTAATTATAATCATGTTATTAGTGACATTAAATTTATGTTATGCCCAGATGTAAGACCTAAATCCGAATGTGACGTGCCAATGGGGAGTGACATATAGTTGTGTATCATTTTGGTATGTCTTTATAGTTTTTATTATACATCTTCCTTTATCAGAAATGTAAACAAAGTGCTATGTAAAAACAGTTTTAAAATTTGTTTCACTCAAGAACTTATTGTTTGGTTGTTGCACGATATTTGTGCAAAGTTAGTTAAAAATGTGTTAGACTCCCTGTAGGAGGATATTTCCAACAAGTATCTATCCTTGAGTCGGATGGATGGTTTCACTGATGTGTTGATTTTTCCTAGCTTTGTAATTATCCTTCCAGAATTTCCTATCCCTTTCAACTGTGTTCTTTGGGTTTGGTGTGATTCCTTGGAAAGTCTTGTCGTGTTCCATTTTCTTTCCAAAGTCGTGTTCTTACATTTTCTTTGGTGAATGCTTGTTTTAAAAAAACACCACGATATTTTGAGGCTTTTGTAAAACACCATTATATTTTGAGGTATATGCAGGCAAGAGGCTTAGCTGTCTTAGTCTAACTTTTAATTTGACTAAGAAAAAATAGGTTGAGAAACTTTTATAATTAAAGTTGAGcaactaaaacaaaaaaaaaacgattaaaagaaagctggaaaaaaaaaaaaacaaaaagaaccaACAACAAAACAACCAACCAGTCATCACTAACAGAAAGAACCAACAAAACAACCATGACAGTCCATACTTAGAGATCCTTCCTTGTGAGTAACTTTTTCATATTTCTCACGGATCTTGCTATGTCTTGGGCAGCAGCCGCGAAATCTCCATTATAAGTCTGAACCACGGTCAGTTCTTCATGCAAGGTATCATTTTTGAGGTCAACCTGCTGCTTGTGAGTATCATACTTCTTGttaagaagcttcatttaaagATCATGATTCTCCTTAAAAGCATCGCGCTCCTGGTCAGACTGCTTCACCGAAACATTATGCTTCTGGTGAAGCAGCTTGATCTCAGCAGCGACCTTCATCATTATAGCATCGTGCTTCTGGTTTTGATTTTGCTCGATCTTATCTGCTCTTTTTTCATTTGCAGAAAGACGATTATTGATGATTTTTATTTGAAGATTTTTCTGCATATACACAAGCACAATACAAACTACAAACTTCAGAAACAATGTTAACTGGAAACCTAAAAGATATATGCAACATTTATACAAACTATAAACTTCAGAAACAATAGTTTTCACCTGCTGGTGATGAACTTTCAGCTTCTACGATCTATCCTCAATAGATTTAGGATTACTTAAAACCAAAAAACCTTTTCCAAAACTCCACTCAGTTCTAAAATCTTTTTGACCCAGTCATGTTTTATATATATTCTCATCTCTAgatataaaacataaaaaagaaaagagaaactgATTTAACTTTGTTATTCTAAACTTGGGTGAATAAATACTCTTCGTCTTTCTTCTCCTACCCTAGTTTTTTTAATTGATAGACAAAAATCAAAGAGGATACGAAATACTCTTTATTAGTTCAAAAAATTAGTAATGTTGGTGATAGGTGGGAGTAAATATGAGGTGGATAGAGTTGGGAGTAATTAAGGAAGTACAAGTAATTAACATCATGTTATTAGTGACATTAAAGTTATGTTATTCTTAGATGTAAGCCCTAAATATGGATGTGATGTGCCAGTGGGGAGTGACATATAGTTGTGTATCATTTTGGTGTGTCTTTATAGCTTTCATTATATAGCTTTCTTTATCAGAAATGTAAACAAATTGATATGTGAAACAAATTTAAAATATGTTTCACTCaagaacttgttgtttggttgCTGCACGAAATTTAAGCAAAGTTAGTCAAATTCGGTATAGACTCCATGTAGGCGGACATTGACAACAAGTATCCATCCTTGGAGTCGGATGGATGGTGTTACTGGTGTGTTGAGTTTTCCTGGTTTTGTAATTATCCTCCCAGAATTTTTTAACTCTTTCAAATATATGCTTTGGGTTTGGTGTGATTCCTTCGAAAGTCTTTTCGTGTTCCATTTGCGTTCCAAAGTCGTGTTCTTACATTTTCTTTGGTGAACGCTTGTTTTAAAAAAACACCACGATATTTTGAGGCTTTGGTAAAACACCACGATATTTTGAGGTACATGCCAGTAAGAGGCTTAGTTGTCCTAATCTAAATTCT includes the following:
- the LOC113287061 gene encoding polyadenylate-binding protein 2-like, producing MANTSTGGTVTTAPPPLQSNQEGQQSVVGGGFTNSSLYVGDLDQSVSEGQLYDIFNQVAPVVSVRVCRDQMRRISLGYAYINFNNHQDANTALAALNFTPIDGKPIRIMFSHRDPSIRKSGQANIFIKNLDSSIDNKALFETFAAFGTVLSCKVAVDNNTGQSKGYGFVQFERDESAQDAINSLNGMLLNDKQVYVGLFVRRQERDLANGSPKFTNVYVKNLSESTTDDDLSKAFGTYGQVTSAVIMRDASGNSRGFGFVNFQNPDDAAAAVEKLNGSTFNDDKVWYVGRAQRKSEREVELKAKFEQERNVAAEKLQGSNLYLKNLDDTINDENLKELFSEFGTITSCKVMLDPLGQSRGSGFVAFSTSEEATKALNEMNGKIIGRKPLYVAVAQRKDDRKARLQAQFSQARPPVVMAPLPPGIAAYHLGGPRPPHPQQMYFSQGGHGLVPQPAAYGFQPQLLPGMRPGVAPNFMMPYPLQRQGQPSPRMGARRAGNPQQQMQQHQLMQRNASSLGYRYVSNGRNEPSMVPQGFMGQMMSFPSDVAGMPMSPVDAQRPGSVQTLASALASADPEHQHVMLGEHLYPLVERIEHDQAGKVTGMLLEMDQTEVLHLLEAPEALKKKVEEALIVLGSAHKSDPTLDRLASLSLNN